One Stenotrophomonas oahuensis genomic region harbors:
- the atpC gene encoding ATP synthase F1 subunit epsilon, producing the protein MHSTPLPPQLGDAHAIDLQIISLMGELWSGEVREVSLPGAEGRFGVMARHAPLLSTLREGMVSVFPAGSEPPLHVYVSGGYVEVQPGKVIVLADLALRGEDLDKARADAAREAASSPMAQDFTDDGYAKLHAELMLQRLQNLRQLPPR; encoded by the coding sequence ACGCCATCGACCTGCAGATCATCAGCCTGATGGGCGAACTCTGGAGCGGCGAAGTCCGCGAAGTCAGCCTGCCCGGCGCGGAAGGCCGCTTCGGTGTAATGGCCCGCCACGCGCCGCTGCTGAGCACCCTGCGCGAAGGCATGGTTTCGGTGTTCCCCGCCGGCAGCGAACCGCCGCTGCATGTGTATGTCTCTGGCGGCTACGTCGAAGTACAGCCCGGCAAGGTGATCGTGCTGGCCGACCTGGCCCTGCGCGGCGAGGACCTGGACAAGGCCCGTGCCGATGCTGCCCGCGAGGCGGCCAGTTCGCCGATGGCACAGGACTTCACCGATGACGGCTACGCCAAGCTGCACGCCGAACTGATGCTGCAGCGGCTGCAGAACCTGCGCCAGTTACCCCCACGCTGA
- a CDS encoding DASS family sodium-coupled anion symporter has protein sequence MLASLKALFRYFNSVVPFRLVPALITTAVLVTLLLLPCPEGLTPKAWGLVAIFLTTIVAIILKVMPIGVMAMMAIVIVSLSQVTSTSSKGAIIEALSSFASPLIWLIVVAILISRGLKKTGLGSRIGLMFIALLGKRTVGIGYGLTVCELVLAPFTPSNTARGGGIVHPIMRSIANAFESDPAKGTQGKVGTYLALVNYHANPITSAMFLTATAPNPLVVDFVAKATNQQFHLSWTTWALCMLLPGLVCLLLMPLVVYLLSPPELKHTPNAVDFAKGELQQMGPLSGKEKVMMGTFGLLLVLWANIPAMIFGPAFTLDPTVVAFLGLFLLIITGTIDWDDVLSEKSAWDTLIWFGALVMMAEQLNKLGVITWFSEGMKNAIVASGMGWQAIAAVLVLAFVFSHYLFASTTAHISAMLLAFLGVGALLIPPDYVIPFMLMMTAGSAIMMTLTHYATGTSPIIFGSGYVTLGTWWRVGFVMCVFELLVFATVGVAWWKVLGHW, from the coding sequence ATGCTCGCCTCCCTCAAGGCCCTGTTCCGCTACTTCAACAGCGTTGTACCGTTCCGCCTCGTCCCGGCGCTGATCACCACCGCCGTGCTGGTCACCCTGTTGCTGCTGCCCTGCCCGGAGGGCCTGACGCCCAAGGCGTGGGGGCTGGTGGCGATCTTTCTCACCACCATCGTGGCGATCATCCTGAAGGTGATGCCGATCGGGGTGATGGCGATGATGGCCATCGTCATCGTCTCCCTATCGCAGGTCACCTCCACCTCGTCCAAAGGAGCCATCATCGAAGCGCTGAGCAGCTTCGCCAGCCCGCTGATCTGGCTGATCGTGGTCGCCATTCTGATCTCACGCGGCTTGAAGAAGACCGGGCTGGGCAGCCGCATCGGCCTGATGTTCATCGCCCTGCTCGGCAAGCGCACCGTGGGCATCGGTTACGGGCTGACGGTCTGTGAACTGGTGCTGGCCCCGTTCACGCCCAGCAATACGGCGCGCGGCGGCGGCATCGTGCACCCGATCATGCGCTCGATCGCCAATGCCTTCGAGTCGGACCCGGCCAAGGGCACCCAGGGCAAGGTCGGCACCTATCTGGCGCTGGTGAACTACCACGCCAACCCGATCACCTCCGCAATGTTCCTCACCGCCACCGCACCCAACCCGCTGGTGGTGGACTTCGTGGCCAAGGCGACCAACCAGCAGTTCCACCTGAGCTGGACCACCTGGGCGCTGTGCATGCTGTTGCCTGGCCTGGTCTGCCTGCTGCTGATGCCGCTGGTGGTGTACCTGTTGTCGCCGCCGGAACTGAAGCACACCCCGAACGCTGTGGATTTCGCCAAGGGTGAGCTGCAGCAGATGGGCCCGCTCAGCGGCAAGGAGAAGGTGATGATGGGCACCTTCGGTCTGCTGCTGGTGCTGTGGGCCAACATTCCGGCGATGATCTTCGGGCCCGCATTTACCCTCGACCCCACCGTGGTCGCATTCCTGGGCCTGTTCCTGCTGATCATCACCGGCACCATCGACTGGGATGACGTGCTGTCGGAAAAGAGCGCCTGGGACACGCTGATCTGGTTCGGGGCCCTGGTGATGATGGCCGAGCAGCTGAACAAGCTCGGCGTGATCACCTGGTTCTCGGAGGGTATGAAGAACGCCATCGTCGCCAGTGGCATGGGCTGGCAGGCCATTGCCGCCGTGCTGGTGCTGGCCTTCGTGTTCTCGCATTACCTGTTCGCCAGCACCACCGCGCACATCAGCGCCATGCTGCTGGCCTTCCTGGGCGTGGGCGCACTGCTGATTCCGCCGGATTACGTGATTCCCTTCATGCTGATGATGACCGCCGGCTCGGCGATCATGATGACGCTCACCCACTACGCCACCGGCACCTCGCCGATCATCTTCGGCAGCGGCTACGTCACCCTCGGCACGTGGTGGCGCGTGGGCTTCGTGATGTGCGTGTTCGAGTTGCTGGTGTTCGCGACCGTGGGCGTCGCGTGGTGGAAGGTCCTCGGTCATTGGTGA
- a CDS encoding ribonucleoside-diphosphate reductase subunit alpha, whose product MNNEFNTLPADVVPAVEPSTVAGEAPLWITKEGGNRRMPFEPARLERSLRAVHAEFPALDLADYLRAVLALITRRAQLSADDLVDLLVREAESRIDLVAPDWEHFAARLYLRRLYKRASKNRFYDATLRYGSYVGLQESLADRNVYSIDILKAYSKEELEEAGRMIDPERDKLFAYNGLYLLATRYLATDHSRGVFELPQERWLTIALYLMQHEHLHGERSRRRRMLLVREAYWALSNLYMTVATPTLANAGKTGGQLSSCFIDTVDDSLQGIYDSNTDIARVSKHGGGVGAYLGYVRSAGAPIRGVANSSGGVVPWIKQLNNTAVSVDQLGQRKGAIAVYLDIWHRDIEAFLDLRLNNGDQRLRAHDVFTSVCLPDLFMEAVERRGDWYLFDPHEVHRIKGWYLQDFHDEQRGQGSFRTRYAEVVADERISRRTVKAIDLFKRIMVSQLETGNPFMFYRDEVNRKNPNKHAGNIYSSNLCTEILQNMSPTRLMQEMISGDQIVTTRQAGDFVVCNLSSINLGRAVIAAPDLLDHDVLERLVSVQVRMLDNVIDLNQLPVPQATVTNRKYRAIGLGTFGWHHLLAQQQIAWDDPRAEDYADALYERINFLAIRASLQLAQEKGRYSAFLGSEWHNGEYFRARGYTSPAWQELAAQVGVHGLRNGWLMAVAPNMSTAQIAGSTASIDPVYGAFYYEEKKDFRRPVAAPGLSLETYPYYEKGAYRLDQFASIRQNARRQRHVDQAISFNLYVPSTIRASTLLALHMSAWKEGIKTTYYVRSNDIDIDECEWCSS is encoded by the coding sequence ATGAACAACGAATTCAACACCCTGCCCGCCGACGTCGTGCCGGCAGTGGAACCAAGCACCGTGGCCGGCGAAGCCCCGCTGTGGATCACCAAGGAAGGCGGCAACCGCCGCATGCCGTTCGAGCCAGCGCGCCTGGAGCGCAGCCTGCGCGCGGTGCATGCCGAGTTCCCGGCGCTGGACCTGGCCGACTATCTGCGCGCCGTGCTCGCCCTGATCACCCGCCGCGCCCAGCTCAGCGCCGATGACCTGGTCGACCTGCTGGTGCGCGAGGCCGAATCCCGCATCGACCTGGTTGCGCCGGACTGGGAGCACTTCGCCGCGCGCCTGTACCTGCGCCGCCTGTACAAGCGCGCCAGCAAGAACCGCTTCTATGACGCCACCCTGCGTTACGGCTCCTACGTGGGGCTGCAGGAAAGCCTGGCCGACCGCAATGTGTATTCCATCGACATCCTCAAGGCCTACTCCAAGGAAGAACTGGAAGAAGCCGGGCGCATGATCGACCCGGAACGCGACAAGCTGTTCGCCTACAACGGCCTGTACCTGCTGGCCACGCGCTACCTCGCCACCGACCACTCACGCGGCGTGTTCGAGCTGCCTCAAGAGCGCTGGCTGACCATCGCGCTGTACCTGATGCAGCACGAGCACCTGCACGGCGAGCGCTCGCGCCGCCGGCGCATGCTGCTGGTGCGCGAGGCATACTGGGCACTGTCCAACCTGTACATGACCGTGGCCACACCGACCCTGGCCAACGCCGGCAAGACCGGTGGGCAGCTGTCGTCCTGCTTCATCGACACCGTCGATGACAGCCTGCAGGGCATCTACGACTCCAACACCGACATCGCCCGCGTGTCCAAGCACGGCGGTGGCGTGGGTGCCTACCTGGGCTATGTGCGCTCGGCCGGTGCGCCGATTCGGGGCGTTGCCAACTCGTCCGGCGGCGTGGTGCCGTGGATCAAACAGCTCAACAACACGGCGGTCAGCGTCGATCAGCTGGGCCAGCGCAAGGGCGCGATTGCGGTCTATCTGGACATCTGGCATCGCGACATCGAGGCCTTCCTCGATCTACGCCTGAACAACGGCGACCAGCGCCTGCGTGCGCACGACGTGTTCACCTCGGTGTGCCTGCCCGACCTCTTCATGGAAGCGGTGGAACGACGCGGCGACTGGTACCTGTTCGACCCGCACGAAGTGCACCGGATCAAGGGCTGGTACCTGCAGGACTTCCACGACGAGCAGCGCGGCCAGGGCAGCTTCCGCACCCGCTACGCCGAAGTGGTGGCCGACGAACGGATCAGCCGGCGTACGGTGAAAGCCATCGATCTGTTCAAGCGGATCATGGTCAGCCAGCTGGAAACCGGCAATCCCTTCATGTTCTACCGCGATGAAGTGAACCGGAAGAACCCGAACAAGCACGCCGGCAACATCTATTCCAGCAACCTGTGTACCGAGATCCTGCAGAACATGAGCCCGACCCGGCTGATGCAGGAAATGATCAGCGGCGACCAGATCGTCACCACCCGCCAGGCCGGCGACTTCGTGGTCTGCAATCTGTCCTCAATCAACCTGGGCCGTGCGGTCATCGCCGCGCCGGACCTGCTGGACCACGACGTGCTGGAGCGGCTGGTCAGCGTGCAGGTGCGCATGCTCGACAACGTGATCGACCTCAATCAGCTGCCGGTACCGCAGGCCACCGTCACCAACCGAAAGTACCGCGCCATCGGCCTGGGCACGTTCGGCTGGCATCACCTGCTGGCGCAGCAGCAGATCGCCTGGGATGACCCGCGTGCCGAGGATTACGCCGACGCCCTGTATGAGCGGATCAACTTCCTGGCGATCCGCGCCAGCCTGCAGCTGGCCCAGGAAAAGGGTCGCTACAGCGCCTTCCTTGGCAGCGAGTGGCATAACGGCGAGTACTTCCGTGCGCGCGGCTACACCAGCCCGGCCTGGCAGGAACTTGCCGCGCAGGTCGGCGTGCATGGGCTGCGCAATGGCTGGCTGATGGCGGTGGCCCCGAACATGAGTACCGCGCAGATTGCCGGTTCCACTGCGTCCATTGATCCGGTGTATGGCGCGTTCTATTACGAGGAGAAGAAAGACTTCCGCCGACCGGTGGCCGCACCGGGGTTGTCGCTGGAGACGTACCCGTATTACGAGAAGGGCGCGTACCGGCTGGACCAGTTCGCCAGCATTCGTCAGAACGCACGGAGACAGCGGCATGTGGACCAGGCGATCAGTTTCAATCTGTATGTGCCGAGCACGATCCGGGCGAGCACGTTGTTGGCGTTGCATATGAGCGCGTGGAAGGAAGGGATCAAGACCACGTATTACGTGCGGTCGAACGATATCGATATCGACGAGTGCGAATGGTGCAGTTCATGA
- a CDS encoding ribonucleotide-diphosphate reductase subunit beta: MATPLERIKILEPRHPNRSTGIINGRTSGILNWNDIPYPSFYRAYKELSTNFWIPDEVDMKGDARQYGELSAREKNAYDSIIGLLATLDSPQTRFIYNVAEYITDPAAHANAAIIGQQEVIHNESYSYVLASIAGLADQNRVFELARTHPTILARNAPIMESYDDFMREKTAETLIRSLIQSSILEGINFYSGFAFFYNLVRQNRMTGTGKIISFINRDELAHTKFISELIRAIIGENQALQGDQLTAYVHDAFEHAIALETRWTGEVLDGIDGIDVDEMIRYVKYRANKMAGMLGIDKLYSDANANVMPWIKAYADNFTETKTDFFEMRNASYKKTNSDNGFDDL; the protein is encoded by the coding sequence ATGGCCACCCCGCTCGAACGCATCAAAATCCTCGAACCGCGCCACCCCAACCGCTCCACCGGCATCATCAACGGCCGGACCAGCGGCATCCTGAACTGGAACGACATTCCCTACCCGTCCTTCTACCGGGCGTACAAGGAACTCTCGACCAACTTCTGGATTCCCGACGAAGTGGACATGAAGGGCGACGCGCGCCAGTACGGCGAGCTCTCTGCCCGGGAAAAGAACGCCTACGATTCCATCATCGGCCTGCTGGCCACACTGGACTCGCCGCAGACCCGTTTCATCTACAACGTGGCCGAATACATCACCGACCCGGCCGCGCATGCCAATGCGGCGATCATCGGCCAGCAGGAAGTCATCCATAACGAGAGCTACAGCTACGTGCTGGCCTCCATCGCCGGGCTGGCCGACCAGAACCGGGTGTTCGAACTGGCCCGCACGCACCCCACCATTCTGGCCCGCAACGCGCCGATCATGGAATCGTACGACGACTTCATGCGCGAGAAGACCGCCGAGACGTTGATCCGCTCGCTGATCCAGTCGTCCATCCTGGAAGGCATCAACTTCTATTCCGGCTTTGCCTTCTTCTACAACCTGGTGCGCCAGAACCGGATGACCGGCACCGGCAAGATCATCAGCTTCATCAACCGCGACGAACTGGCCCACACCAAGTTCATCAGCGAACTCATCCGCGCCATCATCGGCGAGAACCAGGCACTGCAGGGCGACCAGCTCACCGCCTACGTGCACGACGCGTTCGAGCACGCCATCGCGCTGGAAACGCGCTGGACCGGCGAGGTGCTGGATGGCATCGACGGCATCGATGTGGACGAGATGATCCGCTACGTGAAGTACCGCGCCAACAAGATGGCCGGCATGCTGGGCATCGACAAGCTGTACAGCGACGCCAATGCCAACGTGATGCCGTGGATCAAGGCGTATGCGGACAATTTCACCGAGACCAAGACCGATTTCTTCGAGATGCGCAACGCCAGTTACAAGAAGACCAATTCGGACAACGGATTCGACGACCTGTAG
- a CDS encoding flavodoxin, which yields MHILIAFASLSGNTREVARLLAAHCRGRGHAVDWLEADEDPEQALQILARPHDRYLFGAWTDNAGRTPAEMKDFVSLLRDHSGLPPADRVAIFGTGETQWGLEYYCGAAHRLASYFHSPYPVLEIEQMPHGDADRHAIQQWADQVLAAPGSLATC from the coding sequence ATGCACATCCTGATCGCCTTCGCCTCCCTCAGCGGCAACACCCGTGAGGTCGCGCGCCTGCTCGCCGCGCACTGCCGCGGCCGCGGCCACGCGGTCGACTGGCTGGAAGCCGACGAAGATCCCGAGCAGGCACTGCAAATCCTCGCCCGCCCACACGATCGCTACCTGTTTGGCGCATGGACCGACAACGCCGGGCGCACGCCCGCCGAGATGAAAGACTTCGTCTCCCTCCTACGCGACCACTCCGGCCTGCCACCCGCCGACCGCGTCGCCATCTTCGGCACCGGCGAAACCCAATGGGGCCTGGAGTACTACTGCGGAGCCGCGCACCGGCTGGCCAGCTACTTCCACTCCCCTTACCCGGTGCTGGAGATCGAGCAGATGCCCCACGGCGACGCCGACCGCCACGCCATCCAACAATGGGCCGACCAGGTACTGGCCGCGCCCGGGAGCCTCGCCACATGCTGA
- a CDS encoding thioredoxin family protein produces the protein MLTLQAHSADDYHAALRDHPTVLVDFYKDQCPGCRMLDMALTQVARTPAAADVVLLKVKLETVGETFFRDLGLRQTPTLSLVRDGNEVQRMAGYQSPAQIEAALAP, from the coding sequence ATGCTGACCCTGCAGGCGCACAGCGCCGATGACTACCACGCCGCCCTGCGCGACCACCCCACCGTGCTGGTGGACTTCTACAAGGACCAGTGCCCTGGTTGCCGGATGCTGGACATGGCCTTGACCCAGGTGGCCCGCACACCGGCAGCAGCCGACGTGGTGCTGCTCAAGGTGAAGCTGGAAACCGTTGGCGAAACTTTCTTCCGCGACCTCGGCCTGCGCCAGACCCCCACCCTGAGCCTGGTGCGTGACGGAAACGAAGTGCAGCGCATGGCCGGCTACCAGTCTCCCGCGCAGATCGAAGCCGCACTGGCCCCGTAG
- a CDS encoding autotransporter outer membrane beta-barrel domain-containing protein, whose amino-acid sequence MRPLSQCSQRCALFSAIALSLATLPLQVSAGTVTGPGNTHTLNPGDPNELWDVTDQAELIIAPGGATSGIQVDNATVTGNGALLGGLFGIRLANTSTGTLTGGSIIISSTSGDAGVVASGSTLDIEGMTITSAGRGLSSTGAGSALTLRNTSISAGGEALELGDGASLVLDNVQASSDGSSGAGIALDISGGTAQVSNSTFNGSANGVAMTGGTLLLADSQVQATGTAMALAGNAASQPTATVTGSGSLISGSIGASVTNGSTLNVVGATVRGTGTGTSGGTGAGVALINGNLVLSQGARVEGTRHGIYLTGSAVGNNSIQIDASSVTASDGPAINAPLAGNADITVSNGSSLVGGNGVALQVGANAAVNLDVTGSSISGDIVGATLGANAATVNVTLGSGAQLQGAIINGTNVALSDASWLLTADSNVQQLDVGSGAVVQFGDGSAFHTLQVAGNYSGDGGTLRFNTVLAGDDASSDRLVIDGDSSGQTNVEVNNVGGAGALTSRGIQLVQVGGASNGQFDLIGRAVGGQYEYFLFKDAGDGDWYLRSELPVQPDPCDIDPTLPECEGPVEPPPEPEPVLRPEPGAYLANLQAAGGMFRLGYHHRQAGQNGGRAWARVDGTRSGFGANLQQLNVRGSSQALSVGTQLFGNERGSGVGVMLGSGNGSSTSTSVLTGYYARGKVKGNALGVYGTWRGVGGDDPYVGLYVDGSVQRAVFRNEVEGNALATERYDSKAWQGAVEVGYAVTVRQSGNSRVFLEPQLQVGYTRWDDVRHVERNGTLVHTADASGAFGRVGVRLSGVTRWDGSAAEVQPYLAANWLRNGSNPYVRMDDEAVDARIPRQRGEFSAGASVRFPSGLGAWAGLALERGSGYHQRSAQLGLSYRW is encoded by the coding sequence ATGCGGCCTCTCTCTCAGTGCAGCCAGCGCTGTGCGCTGTTCAGCGCCATCGCCTTGTCCCTTGCCACCCTGCCCCTGCAGGTCAGTGCCGGTACCGTCACCGGCCCCGGCAACACCCACACCCTCAACCCGGGCGACCCCAACGAGTTATGGGACGTCACCGACCAGGCCGAGCTGATCATTGCCCCGGGCGGTGCCACCAGCGGCATCCAGGTCGACAACGCCACCGTGACCGGCAACGGTGCCCTGCTGGGCGGCCTGTTCGGCATCCGACTGGCCAACACCAGCACCGGCACCCTCACCGGTGGCAGCATCATCATTAGTTCCACCTCCGGCGACGCGGGCGTGGTCGCCTCCGGCAGCACGCTGGACATCGAGGGCATGACCATCACCTCGGCCGGGCGCGGCCTCAGCAGCACCGGCGCGGGCAGCGCGCTCACCCTGCGCAACACCTCGATCAGCGCGGGCGGCGAAGCGCTGGAGCTGGGCGACGGCGCAAGCCTGGTGCTCGACAACGTACAGGCCAGCTCCGACGGCAGCAGCGGCGCGGGCATCGCGCTGGACATCAGCGGCGGCACCGCACAGGTCAGCAACAGCACCTTCAATGGCAGCGCCAACGGCGTTGCCATGACCGGCGGCACGCTGCTGCTGGCCGACTCGCAGGTGCAGGCCACCGGCACCGCGATGGCCCTCGCCGGCAATGCGGCGTCGCAGCCCACCGCTACCGTGACCGGCAGCGGCAGCCTGATCAGCGGTTCGATCGGGGCCAGCGTGACCAACGGCTCCACTTTGAATGTGGTCGGTGCGACCGTGCGCGGCACCGGTACTGGCACCAGTGGCGGCACCGGCGCGGGTGTGGCGCTGATCAACGGCAATCTGGTGCTGAGCCAGGGCGCGCGCGTGGAAGGCACCCGGCACGGCATCTATCTCACTGGTTCAGCGGTGGGCAACAACAGCATCCAGATCGACGCCTCCAGCGTCACCGCCAGCGACGGCCCGGCCATCAACGCGCCGTTGGCCGGCAATGCCGACATCACGGTCAGCAATGGGTCCTCGCTGGTGGGCGGCAATGGCGTCGCGCTGCAGGTTGGCGCGAACGCCGCGGTCAATCTCGACGTCACCGGCTCGTCGATCAGCGGCGACATCGTCGGTGCCACGCTCGGGGCCAACGCCGCCACCGTCAACGTCACCCTGGGCAGCGGCGCGCAGCTGCAAGGGGCCATCATCAACGGCACCAACGTGGCGCTGAGCGATGCCAGTTGGCTGCTCACCGCCGACAGCAACGTGCAGCAGCTCGACGTCGGCAGCGGTGCGGTGGTGCAGTTCGGCGACGGCAGCGCCTTCCACACCCTGCAGGTGGCCGGCAACTACAGCGGCGACGGCGGCACGCTGCGGTTCAACACGGTGCTGGCCGGCGATGACGCGTCCTCGGACCGGCTGGTCATCGACGGTGACAGCAGCGGCCAGACCAACGTGGAAGTGAACAACGTCGGCGGTGCCGGCGCGCTGACCAGCCGCGGCATCCAGCTGGTGCAGGTGGGCGGCGCGTCCAATGGCCAGTTCGATCTGATCGGCCGCGCGGTCGGCGGACAGTATGAGTACTTCCTTTTCAAAGATGCCGGCGACGGCGACTGGTACCTGCGCTCCGAACTACCGGTGCAGCCGGATCCCTGCGACATCGACCCGACCCTGCCCGAATGCGAAGGCCCGGTGGAACCGCCGCCGGAGCCGGAGCCGGTGCTGCGTCCCGAACCCGGTGCCTACCTCGCCAACCTGCAGGCCGCCGGCGGCATGTTCCGACTGGGCTATCACCACCGTCAGGCCGGCCAGAACGGTGGCCGTGCCTGGGCCCGCGTGGACGGTACACGCTCGGGCTTCGGGGCCAACCTGCAGCAGTTGAACGTGCGTGGCAGCAGCCAGGCATTGAGTGTGGGCACCCAGTTGTTCGGCAACGAACGCGGCAGCGGCGTGGGCGTGATGCTCGGCAGCGGCAATGGCAGCAGCACCTCCACCAGCGTGCTCACCGGCTATTACGCGCGCGGCAAAGTGAAAGGCAACGCACTGGGCGTGTATGGCACCTGGCGCGGTGTTGGCGGCGATGACCCGTATGTCGGCCTGTACGTGGACGGGTCGGTGCAGCGGGCGGTGTTCCGCAATGAAGTAGAAGGCAACGCGCTGGCTACCGAACGCTATGACAGCAAGGCATGGCAGGGCGCGGTGGAAGTGGGCTATGCGGTGACGGTGCGCCAGTCCGGCAACAGCCGCGTGTTCCTGGAACCGCAGTTGCAGGTGGGCTACACCCGTTGGGACGACGTGCGCCACGTCGAACGCAACGGCACCCTGGTGCACACCGCGGACGCCAGTGGTGCGTTCGGCCGCGTCGGCGTGCGGCTGTCCGGCGTGACCCGCTGGGATGGCAGCGCCGCCGAGGTGCAGCCGTATCTGGCCGCGAACTGGCTGCGCAACGGCAGCAACCCGTATGTGCGCATGGACGACGAGGCCGTCGATGCGCGCATTCCACGCCAGCGCGGCGAGTTCAGCGCCGGGGCCAGCGTGCGCTTCCCCAGCGGCCTCGGTGCCTGGGCCGGATTGGCACTGGAGCGTGGCTCCGGCTACCACCAGCGCAGTGCACAGCTCGGCCTGAGCTACCGCTGGTAA
- a CDS encoding DUF3817 domain-containing protein, with protein MKTSAPLSPMGRVFAIVALFEAFTWAGLLVGMYFKYHAGEPTTLGVRIFGPVHGLAFMVYVVVSVLTALRQRWPWWATLLALLAAIPPLVTLPLEWWFKRIGLLSVRSN; from the coding sequence TTGAAAACCTCTGCTCCGCTCAGCCCGATGGGCCGCGTGTTCGCCATCGTGGCGCTGTTTGAAGCCTTTACCTGGGCGGGCCTGCTGGTCGGCATGTACTTCAAGTATCACGCCGGTGAACCCACCACGCTGGGCGTGCGTATCTTCGGGCCGGTGCACGGCCTGGCCTTCATGGTCTACGTGGTGGTCAGCGTGCTGACCGCGCTGCGCCAGCGCTGGCCGTGGTGGGCCACGCTGCTGGCGCTGCTGGCGGCGATCCCGCCGCTGGTCACGCTGCCGCTCGAGTGGTGGTTCAAGCGGATCGGACTGTTGTCCGTCCGCTCGAACTGA
- a CDS encoding SDR family NAD(P)-dependent oxidoreductase — MSTTSRITLITGGSRGLGRNAALALAADGSDVIITYRSQADAAQQVVAQIEALGRRAAALPLDVADSAGFEAFAAAVKAQLQQWGASGLQGLLNNAGEGLYAGFTETTPAQFDHLVAVHLKGPYFLTQALLPLISDGGRILNVSSGLARFALPGSSAYAMMKGGIEVFSRYLAKELGARGISANTLAPGAIETDFGGGHVRDNQDVNKMVAGNTALGRAGLPDDIGPVVVALLSPQTGWINAQRVEASGGMFI, encoded by the coding sequence ATGAGCACGACCTCCCGCATCACCCTGATCACCGGCGGCAGCCGCGGCCTGGGCCGCAACGCCGCGCTGGCCCTGGCCGCCGACGGCTCCGATGTGATCATCACCTACCGCAGCCAGGCCGACGCCGCGCAGCAGGTGGTGGCACAGATTGAAGCGCTGGGCCGCCGCGCTGCGGCGTTGCCGCTGGATGTGGCCGACAGCGCGGGCTTCGAGGCCTTCGCCGCAGCTGTGAAAGCCCAGCTGCAGCAGTGGGGTGCCAGCGGCCTGCAGGGTCTGCTGAACAATGCCGGCGAGGGCCTGTATGCCGGCTTCACCGAGACCACGCCGGCACAGTTCGACCACCTGGTGGCTGTGCATCTGAAGGGCCCGTACTTCCTGACCCAGGCGCTGCTGCCGCTGATCAGCGACGGTGGCCGTATCCTCAATGTGTCCAGCGGACTTGCCCGTTTCGCGCTGCCGGGCAGTTCGGCCTACGCGATGATGAAGGGCGGCATTGAAGTGTTCAGCCGTTACCTGGCCAAGGAGCTGGGCGCGCGTGGCATCAGTGCCAACACGCTGGCACCCGGCGCGATTGAGACCGACTTCGGTGGCGGCCACGTGCGTGACAACCAGGACGTAAACAAGATGGTGGCGGGCAACACCGCGCTGGGCCGCGCTGGTCTTCCGGACGACATCGGACCGGTGGTGGTGGCGTTGCTGTCGCCGCAGACCGGCTGGATCAATGCGCAGCGTGTGGAAGCATCGGGCGGAATGTTCATTTAA